A portion of the Novosphingobium sp. KA1 genome contains these proteins:
- a CDS encoding gene transfer agent family protein, whose protein sequence is MTELGMTGAASPANGLRGEAMLAIGDASHRLRPTFTALVAAEEELGPLFALVERAGAGQLRLSEMAALFWHCLDAQGRPPREAVGEAVLAAGLAACAAPLRTLLGQILKGAG, encoded by the coding sequence ATGACGGAACTCGGGATGACGGGGGCCGCGTCTCCGGCCAATGGCCTGCGCGGCGAGGCCATGCTCGCCATCGGCGATGCCTCCCACCGGCTGCGACCGACCTTCACCGCGCTGGTGGCCGCCGAAGAGGAACTCGGCCCGCTTTTCGCCCTCGTCGAGCGGGCCGGGGCGGGGCAGCTGCGCCTTTCGGAGATGGCGGCACTGTTCTGGCACTGCCTCGATGCACAGGGCCGACCGCCACGAGAGGCGGTAGGCGAAGCCGTCCTCGCCGCCGGGCTTGCCGCCTGCGCCGCGCCGCTGCGCACTTTGCTCGGCCAGATTCTCAAGGGCGCAGGATGA
- a CDS encoding phage tail protein, whose translation MATLVFSAVGTMVAGPVGGAVGSLVGSQVDAALFGSPNRQGARLKELDVTTSSYGQPIARHFGRMRVGGQMIWAANLVEHSEVTGGGKGAASVTAYSYTASFAVALSSRPILGLGRIWADGKLLRGEAGDLKAGGTLRIHRGTGDGELDPLLAAAQGAGQCPAHRDLAYVVFEDLDLSGFYNHIPSLTFEVIADAGFDLADILGEVIDQVDTQTTFDELAGFTSDGALADALATLDCVYPLDIDCAGTRLVIARERYQSAPKTVSEATRAVGDDEFSAATGMSRRRAPRAEQPVSSLRYYDVSRDYLPGVQHATGRATPGQPRTLELPAALEASRARALVERVSGRLDWSRDTVTWRTAELDGDIAPGACVSFDQMPGRWRVREWEWRDTGIEITAERMPPTESAWSLALPTDPGQAHQQEDLPSAPTLLAAFELPYDPAIGSPATARPLAAVSSGQANWNGAALYADRGDGSLLPLGPSGRTRCVMGRVTNLVAAASPLRYDRGSEIIVQLADNDMQLASATARQLAEGANVALVGEELIQFAQATLLSGGTWRLTGLLRGRGATENGIATHAAGETFVLVDSRLTSLDPAKLGSNSTRRIVAIGLGDPQGVGTGVALSGLTLRPPAPVHARKRILADGTRRFEWTRRARGLHDWRDGVDVPLIEETESYIVSYGPPGSPLAQWTTGQASLDIAPQVHAALAAQAPDERFHVVQKGTFALSDQLDLGPIA comes from the coding sequence ATGGCAACGCTCGTTTTCAGCGCGGTCGGCACGATGGTCGCCGGTCCGGTCGGAGGGGCCGTGGGATCATTGGTGGGCAGCCAGGTCGACGCCGCCCTGTTCGGCTCCCCCAATCGTCAGGGCGCGCGGCTCAAGGAACTGGACGTCACCACGTCCAGCTATGGCCAGCCGATCGCCCGCCATTTCGGCCGCATGCGTGTCGGCGGACAGATGATCTGGGCCGCCAACCTGGTCGAACACAGCGAAGTCACCGGCGGCGGCAAGGGTGCCGCATCGGTCACGGCCTACAGCTATACGGCCAGCTTCGCGGTTGCCCTGTCCAGCCGCCCGATTCTCGGCCTCGGCAGGATCTGGGCCGATGGCAAGCTGCTGCGCGGCGAAGCCGGCGATCTCAAGGCCGGCGGCACCCTGCGCATCCACCGCGGAACCGGTGACGGCGAACTGGACCCCCTGCTCGCTGCGGCACAAGGTGCCGGACAGTGCCCGGCCCACCGCGACCTTGCCTATGTCGTTTTCGAGGATCTCGACCTCTCGGGATTCTACAATCACATCCCGTCGCTGACATTCGAGGTCATCGCCGACGCAGGCTTCGACCTTGCCGACATTCTCGGCGAGGTCATCGACCAGGTCGACACGCAAACGACATTCGACGAACTGGCCGGTTTCACCAGTGACGGCGCCTTGGCAGATGCGCTGGCGACGCTTGATTGCGTCTATCCGCTCGACATCGATTGTGCCGGCACACGCCTCGTCATTGCACGCGAACGTTATCAGAGCGCACCCAAAACCGTCAGCGAAGCGACGCGCGCTGTGGGCGATGACGAATTCAGCGCCGCCACCGGCATGTCCCGGCGCCGTGCGCCGCGCGCCGAGCAACCGGTGTCGAGCCTGCGCTACTATGACGTGTCGCGCGATTATCTTCCCGGCGTCCAGCACGCGACCGGCCGGGCAACGCCGGGACAGCCCCGCACCCTCGAACTTCCTGCCGCGCTCGAGGCATCCCGCGCGCGCGCGCTTGTCGAACGTGTTTCCGGCCGGCTCGACTGGAGCCGTGACACGGTCACCTGGCGCACCGCGGAACTCGATGGCGACATTGCGCCTGGAGCCTGCGTCAGTTTCGACCAGATGCCGGGACGATGGCGCGTGCGCGAATGGGAATGGCGCGATACCGGCATTGAAATCACCGCCGAGCGCATGCCTCCGACCGAAAGCGCCTGGTCTCTGGCGTTGCCCACGGATCCTGGGCAGGCGCACCAGCAGGAAGACCTGCCTTCCGCCCCGACCCTGCTTGCCGCCTTCGAATTGCCCTATGATCCGGCGATCGGTTCGCCCGCTACGGCGCGGCCCCTCGCCGCCGTATCATCCGGCCAAGCCAACTGGAACGGCGCGGCGCTATATGCCGACCGAGGAGACGGTTCCCTGCTGCCGCTCGGGCCGAGCGGGCGAACCCGCTGCGTCATGGGACGTGTCACGAACCTGGTGGCCGCCGCATCGCCGCTTCGTTACGACCGGGGCTCGGAGATCATCGTGCAATTGGCCGACAATGACATGCAACTGGCCTCGGCTACGGCACGCCAGCTTGCCGAAGGCGCAAACGTGGCGCTTGTCGGCGAGGAGCTTATCCAGTTCGCGCAAGCGACACTCCTCTCCGGCGGGACATGGCGTTTGACCGGATTGCTGCGTGGTCGCGGCGCGACCGAGAACGGAATTGCGACACACGCGGCAGGCGAAACGTTCGTCCTGGTCGACTCGCGCCTGACATCGCTGGATCCGGCCAAGCTTGGCAGCAACAGTACGCGCCGGATCGTGGCGATCGGCCTGGGCGATCCGCAAGGCGTGGGAACGGGCGTGGCCCTGTCCGGTCTCACCTTGCGCCCGCCCGCCCCCGTCCATGCCCGCAAGCGTATCCTCGCCGATGGCACCCGGCGCTTCGAATGGACCCGGCGCGCGCGCGGACTGCATGACTGGCGCGACGGCGTCGACGTTCCGCTGATCGAGGAAACCGAGAGCTATATTGTCAGTTACGGCCCTCCCGGTTCCCCCCTTGCCCAATGGACGACCGGCCAGGCCTCGCTCGACATCGCACCGCAGGTCCATGCCGCGCTCGCCGCCCAGGCCCCGGATGAACGATTCCATGTGGTGCAAAAGGGAACTTTCGCATTGTCCGATCAACTGGATCTCGGCCCCATAGCCTGA
- a CDS encoding DUF2793 domain-containing protein, with protein MTDPFAFETVTAKFALPLLHTGQAGKEAFVNEAFSRTDALLHCAVEGERDEPAEEAAEGDVWLVGENPTGEWTGHPASLACRQNGAWLFLEPRDGLRVFDKASSQERLFFGIWRKASQFVEPLGGTTVDVQARAAITELMVSLQAVGILPSA; from the coding sequence ATGACCGATCCTTTCGCCTTCGAGACCGTCACCGCGAAGTTTGCCTTGCCGCTGCTCCACACCGGGCAAGCCGGCAAGGAAGCCTTCGTCAACGAAGCATTCTCCCGCACCGATGCCCTGCTCCATTGCGCGGTCGAAGGTGAGCGCGACGAACCCGCGGAAGAAGCGGCCGAGGGTGATGTCTGGCTGGTGGGAGAAAACCCGACCGGCGAATGGACCGGCCACCCGGCAAGCCTCGCCTGTCGCCAGAACGGCGCCTGGCTGTTCCTGGAGCCGCGTGACGGGCTGCGGGTGTTTGACAAGGCCAGCAGTCAGGAGCGACTTTTTTTCGGCATCTGGAGAAAAGCTTCGCAATTCGTGGAACCACTTGGCGGTACGACCGTTGACGTCCAAGCTCGGGCAGCCATCACTGAACTGATGGTTTCCCTGCAAGCCGTGGGTATCCTGCCTTCGGCGTGA
- a CDS encoding phage major tail protein, TP901-1 family translates to MPAQKGSAFLLKISDGATPAVYQTVAGLRTTQMSVTSDTVVITSKDSGGWRELLSGAGVRSVSVSAAGIFLGSAAEARIRTNAMAGTLADYELSFEDGDKLRGKFLVQRLDYAGDFNGERNYTIQLESSGTVASA, encoded by the coding sequence ATGCCCGCCCAGAAAGGCAGCGCCTTCCTTCTCAAGATCTCCGACGGCGCAACGCCCGCCGTCTATCAGACCGTCGCCGGTCTGCGCACCACGCAGATGTCGGTCACCAGCGATACTGTCGTCATCACCAGCAAGGACAGCGGCGGCTGGCGCGAACTGCTGTCGGGCGCGGGCGTGCGTTCGGTTTCGGTCAGCGCTGCGGGAATTTTCCTCGGCAGCGCCGCCGAAGCCCGCATCCGCACCAATGCCATGGCGGGCACGCTTGCCGACTACGAACTGAGCTTCGAGGACGGCGACAAGCTGCGCGGCAAGTTCCTCGTCCAGCGGCTGGACTACGCCGGCGACTTCAACGGCGAGCGCAATTACACGATCCAGCTCGAAAGCTCCGGCACGGTCGCATCGGCATGA
- a CDS encoding OmpA family protein, whose amino-acid sequence MRKLVIGLALASTAIATPAFARDDAWYLELDFGPMIVEDASVKVDGVKADDQLDFKTGWDGGATIGYDFGGFRLETEASYRQAAVKYVGGHASNLTFMVNGLLDFGPDDGLQGFVGGGAGVGRVDVDAIDDSDTGFAWQAIAGIRAPISSHVDVGLKYRFMNVDNVKLVGDDGSSYKTRWRSHSLMGTLAYNFGEPAAPPPPPPPPPPPPPPPPPPPPPPAVVCNKGPYIVFFDWDKSDITPEAATILDSAITAYGNCNSVPIMLAGHTDRSGTPKYNMGLSSRRNDSVRAYLTSHGVPDGAISSQAFGETQPRVPTADGVRELQNRRVEITYGPGSGM is encoded by the coding sequence ATGAGGAAACTCGTCATCGGACTGGCGCTGGCTTCGACAGCCATCGCCACGCCCGCGTTCGCACGCGACGACGCTTGGTATCTGGAACTCGACTTCGGCCCGATGATCGTCGAAGACGCCAGCGTTAAGGTCGACGGCGTCAAGGCTGACGACCAGCTTGATTTCAAGACCGGTTGGGATGGCGGCGCCACCATCGGTTACGACTTCGGTGGGTTCCGTCTTGAAACCGAAGCCAGCTATCGTCAGGCTGCGGTGAAGTATGTTGGCGGTCACGCCAGCAACCTGACCTTCATGGTCAACGGCCTGCTCGACTTCGGTCCCGACGACGGCCTTCAGGGCTTTGTCGGCGGTGGTGCCGGCGTTGGCCGCGTCGACGTCGACGCGATCGACGATTCGGACACCGGCTTCGCCTGGCAGGCAATCGCGGGCATTCGCGCGCCGATCTCCAGCCATGTCGATGTCGGCCTGAAGTACCGCTTCATGAACGTCGACAACGTCAAGCTGGTTGGTGACGACGGTTCGTCGTACAAGACCCGCTGGCGCTCGCACTCGCTGATGGGTACGCTGGCGTACAACTTCGGCGAACCGGCCGCTCCGCCGCCGCCGCCGCCCCCGCCGCCGCCGCCGCCTCCGCCGCCCCCGCCGCCCCCGCCGCCCCCGGCTGTGGTCTGCAACAAGGGCCCGTACATCGTGTTCTTCGACTGGGATAAGTCGGACATCACGCCTGAGGCTGCAACCATCCTCGACAGCGCGATCACCGCTTACGGCAACTGCAACAGCGTGCCGATCATGCTGGCCGGCCACACCGACCGTTCGGGTACGCCCAAGTACAACATGGGTCTCTCGAGCCGTCGTAACGACTCGGTCCGCGCTTACCTGACCAGCCACGGCGTGCCCGATGGCGCGATCTCGAGCCAGGCCTTCGGTGAGACGCAGCCCCGCGTTCCGACCGCCGACGGCGTGCGCGAACTGCAGAACCGTCGCGTCGAAATCACCTACGGTCCGGGTTCGGGCATGTAA
- a CDS encoding tail tape measure protein — MSDEIDSLLVDVRASTDGFTRDIARMRSSVDSNLVSGFTQAGQALEKGLTGAIQRGSLGFDDLKRVALGTLSDIAAQSVQGLFSSLGGSSSPGSSTASLSGLFSGLLGLPGRATGGNVSPGRGYIVGERGPEMFVPTSAGRIETGNGSGAGRDVKVSIHLSSPRGSSVPQSLQRSSRQVASTVRRALSTR; from the coding sequence ATGAGCGATGAAATCGACAGCCTGCTGGTGGACGTGCGCGCCAGCACCGATGGCTTCACGCGCGACATCGCCCGGATGCGTTCCAGCGTCGATAGCAACCTCGTCTCCGGATTCACCCAGGCCGGACAGGCCCTGGAAAAAGGGCTGACCGGCGCCATCCAACGCGGCAGTCTCGGCTTCGACGATCTCAAGCGCGTGGCCCTCGGCACGCTGTCCGACATCGCCGCGCAGTCGGTGCAGGGCCTGTTCTCCTCGCTGGGCGGCTCCTCCTCGCCCGGCAGCAGCACCGCGAGCCTGTCCGGTCTGTTCTCGGGCCTGCTCGGCCTGCCGGGCCGCGCGACCGGCGGCAATGTCTCTCCAGGACGGGGCTATATCGTCGGCGAACGCGGACCGGAAATGTTCGTGCCGACGTCGGCGGGTCGGATCGAGACCGGGAACGGCAGCGGCGCCGGTCGAGATGTGAAAGTCTCGATCCACCTTTCCAGCCCGCGCGGCAGCAGCGTTCCGCAGTCGCTGCAGCGCTCCTCGCGCCAGGTCGCCAGCACCGTGCGCCGCGCGCTTTCCACCCGCTGA
- a CDS encoding Hsp33 family molecular chaperone HslO: MTDDVLTRDDDTGFDRVLAFTVPARHARGRVVRLGPVLETVLSAHTYPRVVKHVLAEALVLTALMGSLLKEDGAQLTFQAQAEGGAVDLLVCDYRDGELRGYLRHDPDLATRLEEDCSLEAIFGKGYLAITFDLAVSNERYQGVVPLEGTSLAHACESYFAMSEQVPTLIRVSVRSSDARCVAGGLLVQHLPDGEEGKERLHAKEQHPDWEHVSIMAGSVRPEELVDPVLNLEQLVWRLFHEEEEVRVEPLEPLQRGCRCSVSYYQNILSRFPESERIDMRDETGLIPVDCAFCSKILHIPA; this comes from the coding sequence GTGACGGATGACGTGCTGACGCGGGATGACGATACCGGGTTCGACCGGGTGCTGGCCTTCACGGTGCCTGCGCGTCATGCGCGGGGCCGTGTGGTCAGGCTGGGGCCGGTACTCGAGACCGTGCTTTCGGCTCACACCTATCCCAGGGTGGTCAAGCATGTCCTGGCGGAAGCACTCGTTCTGACAGCCTTGATGGGCTCGTTGCTCAAGGAAGACGGTGCGCAATTGACCTTCCAGGCTCAGGCCGAGGGCGGCGCGGTCGATCTTCTGGTCTGCGATTACCGAGACGGGGAGTTGCGGGGATACCTGCGGCATGATCCCGATCTCGCCACGCGTCTTGAAGAGGATTGTTCGCTCGAGGCGATCTTCGGCAAGGGGTATCTGGCGATCACTTTCGACCTTGCGGTTTCGAACGAGCGTTATCAGGGGGTTGTTCCTCTTGAGGGGACTTCGCTGGCGCATGCGTGCGAGAGCTATTTCGCCATGTCCGAGCAAGTTCCGACACTCATCCGGGTCAGCGTGCGCTCCAGCGATGCACGCTGCGTCGCTGGCGGGTTGCTGGTCCAGCACTTGCCGGACGGCGAGGAAGGCAAGGAACGTCTCCACGCCAAGGAACAGCATCCCGACTGGGAGCATGTTTCGATCATGGCGGGAAGTGTCCGTCCGGAGGAACTGGTCGATCCGGTCCTCAATCTCGAGCAGCTGGTCTGGCGGCTCTTCCATGAGGAAGAGGAGGTTCGCGTCGAACCGCTGGAGCCGCTTCAGCGCGGATGCCGCTGCTCGGTATCGTATTACCAGAACATCCTGTCCCGCTTTCCCGAAAGCGAACGCATCGATATGCGGGATGAAACTGGCCTGATACCGGTGGATTGCGCCTTTTGCTCGAAGATCCTTCATATTCCGGCCTGA
- a CDS encoding DUF2163 domain-containing protein: MTRAWFATELETVATFWRILRSDGVTLGFTTHDVDLWFDGVRHHASPGMVPSSIRKSAGFEADSAEVQGTLTHDAIAAGDLAAGRFDDAGVHIGLVDWETLEASVLYAGTIGTVREEDGRFGAELVSRKAELLRDPVPRTSPTCRARFCGPGCNLSPAAFTRERQVLDVDLDSNAVLFGGAFDSTGHAGGTLRWLDGPMAGMTMGIQAASTGQGVILDTPLVPPIPAGARALVREGCDHTLATCASRFGNAVNFRGEPFLPGNDLLTRYPTPGS; encoded by the coding sequence ATGACCCGCGCCTGGTTCGCCACCGAGCTCGAAACCGTCGCGACGTTCTGGCGCATCTTGCGCAGCGACGGCGTGACGCTGGGTTTCACCACGCACGACGTCGACCTGTGGTTCGACGGTGTCCGCCACCACGCCTCCCCCGGCATGGTCCCCTCCTCGATCCGCAAATCGGCAGGCTTCGAGGCGGACAGCGCCGAAGTGCAGGGAACGCTCACCCACGATGCCATTGCAGCCGGTGACCTTGCGGCGGGCCGTTTCGACGACGCCGGCGTGCATATCGGCCTCGTCGACTGGGAAACCCTGGAGGCGAGCGTCCTCTACGCCGGAACCATCGGCACGGTCCGCGAAGAGGATGGACGCTTTGGCGCCGAACTCGTCTCGCGCAAGGCCGAACTGCTGCGCGATCCGGTGCCGCGCACCAGCCCCACCTGCCGCGCCCGGTTCTGCGGACCGGGCTGCAACCTTTCCCCGGCCGCCTTCACCCGCGAGCGGCAGGTTCTGGACGTCGATCTGGACAGCAATGCCGTCCTGTTCGGTGGTGCCTTCGATTCAACCGGCCATGCCGGGGGAACGCTGCGCTGGCTTGATGGGCCCATGGCAGGCATGACCATGGGCATCCAGGCCGCCAGCACCGGCCAGGGCGTGATACTTGACACGCCGCTCGTCCCGCCGATCCCCGCGGGTGCGCGGGCGCTTGTCCGCGAAGGCTGCGACCACACGCTGGCGACCTGCGCATCGCGTTTCGGCAATGCCGTGAACTTTCGCGGCGAGCCATTCCTGCCCGGCAACGATCTGCTGACCCGCTATCCAACTCCCGGTTCATGA
- the queC gene encoding 7-cyano-7-deazaguanine synthase QueC, whose translation MQDTSIATEGRKAVVLLSGGLDSMVSGGLAREAGYSVNALTIDYNQRHRREIDAARQIAQVLGAERHVVLPLDLRQFGGSALTDDISVPKDGLEPGIPVTYVPARNLVFLSLTLAWAEAIGASDIFIGVNALDYSGYPDCRPEFISAFENIATLATKGGDEGTKFRIHAPLQFMGKADIAREAYRLGFDVGMSWSCYDPQPDGSACGLCDSCRLRRAGFADAGLEDTTHYAA comes from the coding sequence ATGCAAGACACGTCTATAGCGACTGAGGGCAGGAAGGCTGTGGTCCTTCTGTCCGGTGGTCTCGATTCGATGGTATCCGGCGGACTGGCCCGTGAGGCGGGCTATTCGGTCAATGCCTTGACCATCGACTATAATCAGCGGCACCGGCGCGAGATCGACGCTGCGCGGCAGATCGCGCAGGTGCTGGGGGCGGAGCGCCATGTGGTGTTGCCCCTCGATCTTCGCCAGTTCGGCGGATCGGCGCTGACCGACGATATTTCGGTTCCCAAGGACGGACTGGAGCCCGGGATTCCGGTGACGTATGTACCGGCCCGCAATCTGGTGTTCCTGTCGCTCACGCTGGCCTGGGCTGAGGCGATCGGTGCCTCCGACATCTTCATCGGCGTCAATGCGCTGGACTATTCCGGCTATCCCGATTGCCGCCCCGAATTCATTTCCGCATTCGAGAACATCGCCACGCTGGCAACCAAGGGGGGGGATGAGGGGACCAAGTTCCGTATCCATGCACCTCTGCAGTTCATGGGGAAGGCGGATATCGCGCGCGAAGCCTATCGCCTGGGCTTTGACGTAGGCATGAGCTGGTCGTGTTATGATCCTCAGCCGGACGGGAGCGCTTGCGGTCTGTGTGACAGCTGCCGGTTGCGGCGAGCGGGTTTCGCCGATGCAGGATTGGAAGATACCACGCATTACGCGGCCTGA
- a CDS encoding DUF2460 domain-containing protein, producing MAFWLANRREGQASDWIQRFDPRFWTVNFPRPMMAALVSTSADSLRVDAAFLRKADLGGLIWESEDRFDHPLLAYRTDRDYAHTALRFRWRSAGVVPLDAVNGPTLTIEGRDETGTARTWYVRLWNYAEGTGEDAVVTLRFSDLDGGFMLPAEADPVWPRAIERLFISFAPPGYDGTSTEPLAAEAEGWIELSEIRADGARAMLEIGDVIVPPHGLAIATGFDDQGVQCPRRLIRNAVQLGYRGSIVHYLGMSHHFRLTHGESGYRVGTGSDPLNTPTRAWHKAFFTECVARGLSPIASLSYEVLDQHAPAGWKQRDLDGHAALTGWDPPSTLLSPACAPAMLWLQSVGKAVAGLMVAAGAPVRFQVGEPWWWTFADGRICLYDEAARSAFGGSPPAITDMRAPLDGAQTALLDAAGALLAQSTAALVAAIRADVAPSPVEALALVFTPTVLDPAMPELRRANLPVGWAAPAFDRLQVEDYDWLTAGADALRREAYATIDARLGYPPEQQDYLAGFVLSGDEAAQWQRIDAGIDEALTRAPHEIVVWALPQIARDGFVRLPPPPSDSSGTDPMQAFDDVLYPIALGRDATVIPEFSTTISVTASGFERRNSLWSNARLRFDVGPGVRSDAELGELIAFFRARRGPARGFRLRDPSDFSSNGMTGLPAAADQLLGIGDGLRADFALIKHYGSEEALQVRRITRPDVSSLTVALDGTVQVGNWRLLPLGVIVFETAPPAGARISAGFEFDVPVRFAEDSLEIAGSAFAAGEAPSVPVVEIREAA from the coding sequence ATGGCATTCTGGCTCGCGAACAGGCGCGAAGGGCAGGCCAGCGACTGGATCCAGCGTTTCGATCCGCGTTTCTGGACGGTCAACTTCCCCCGCCCGATGATGGCCGCGCTGGTCTCGACGTCCGCAGACAGCCTGCGCGTCGATGCCGCCTTCCTGCGCAAGGCCGACCTTGGCGGGCTGATCTGGGAAAGCGAGGACCGCTTCGACCACCCCCTGCTCGCCTACCGCACCGACCGCGACTATGCCCATACCGCGCTGCGTTTCCGCTGGCGCTCGGCAGGCGTGGTGCCGCTCGATGCGGTCAACGGCCCGACCCTGACCATCGAGGGCCGCGACGAGACCGGCACCGCGCGCACCTGGTACGTGCGCCTCTGGAACTATGCCGAGGGCACCGGCGAGGATGCCGTGGTGACCTTGCGATTCTCCGACCTCGACGGCGGCTTCATGCTTCCGGCCGAAGCCGATCCGGTCTGGCCGCGCGCGATCGAGCGCCTGTTCATCTCGTTCGCCCCGCCCGGCTACGACGGCACCAGCACCGAGCCGCTCGCCGCCGAAGCCGAAGGCTGGATCGAACTGAGCGAAATCCGCGCCGACGGTGCCCGCGCCATGCTGGAGATCGGCGACGTGATCGTGCCGCCGCACGGCCTCGCCATCGCCACCGGTTTCGACGATCAGGGCGTGCAATGCCCAAGACGGCTGATCCGCAACGCCGTCCAGCTCGGCTATCGCGGCTCGATCGTCCATTACCTCGGCATGAGCCACCATTTCCGGCTCACCCATGGCGAGAGCGGCTATCGTGTCGGCACCGGCAGCGATCCGCTGAACACCCCGACCCGTGCCTGGCACAAGGCCTTCTTTACCGAATGCGTCGCCCGGGGCCTCAGCCCGATTGCCTCGCTGTCCTACGAAGTGCTCGACCAGCATGCCCCCGCCGGCTGGAAGCAGCGCGATCTGGACGGCCATGCCGCGCTGACCGGCTGGGATCCGCCCTCCACCCTGCTTTCGCCCGCTTGCGCGCCGGCGATGCTCTGGCTCCAGTCGGTCGGCAAGGCGGTGGCCGGGCTGATGGTGGCAGCCGGTGCCCCCGTCCGCTTCCAGGTCGGCGAACCCTGGTGGTGGACTTTTGCCGACGGCCGCATCTGCCTTTATGACGAAGCGGCCCGGAGCGCGTTCGGCGGTTCCCCGCCCGCCATCACCGACATGCGCGCGCCGCTCGATGGCGCCCAGACCGCGCTTCTCGATGCCGCCGGCGCGCTGCTGGCCCAGTCGACCGCCGCCCTTGTCGCCGCGATCCGCGCCGATGTGGCGCCCTCCCCGGTGGAAGCCCTGGCGCTGGTCTTCACGCCGACCGTGCTGGATCCGGCCATGCCCGAACTGCGCCGCGCCAATCTGCCGGTCGGCTGGGCAGCCCCGGCCTTCGACCGGCTGCAGGTGGAAGACTACGACTGGCTCACCGCCGGTGCCGATGCCTTGCGGCGGGAAGCCTATGCCACCATCGATGCCCGGCTTGGCTACCCGCCGGAACAGCAGGACTACCTCGCCGGCTTCGTGCTGAGCGGCGATGAGGCCGCCCAATGGCAGCGCATCGATGCCGGTATCGACGAAGCCCTCACCCGCGCCCCCCACGAAATCGTGGTCTGGGCGCTCCCCCAGATCGCCCGCGACGGCTTTGTCCGCCTGCCGCCGCCACCCTCCGACAGTTCAGGAACCGATCCGATGCAGGCCTTCGACGATGTACTCTATCCGATCGCGCTGGGCCGCGACGCCACCGTGATACCCGAATTTTCGACGACGATCTCGGTCACCGCCTCCGGTTTCGAGCGTCGTAACAGCCTCTGGTCGAACGCGCGCCTGCGCTTCGATGTCGGCCCCGGCGTTCGCTCGGATGCGGAACTGGGCGAACTGATCGCCTTCTTCCGCGCACGCCGGGGCCCGGCCCGCGGTTTTCGCCTGCGCGATCCCAGCGACTTCAGCTCCAATGGCATGACCGGCCTGCCCGCCGCCGCCGATCAGCTGCTCGGTATCGGCGACGGCCTGCGCGCCGACTTTGCGCTGATCAAGCATTATGGAAGCGAAGAGGCCCTGCAGGTCCGCCGCATCACCCGGCCCGATGTCTCCAGCCTGACCGTTGCGCTCGACGGCACCGTGCAGGTCGGCAACTGGAGGCTGTTGCCGCTCGGCGTGATCGTGTTCGAAACGGCGCCCCCGGCCGGCGCCCGCATCAGCGCCGGTTTCGAGTTCGACGTGCCGGTGCGCTTTGCCGAGGACAGCCTCGAAATCGCCGGGTCCGCCTTTGCGGCCGGTGAGGCCCCCAGCGTTCCCGTCGTCGAGATCCGGGAGGCCGCATGA
- a CDS encoding phage tail assembly chaperone, with translation MSGERFASAALALCGLAARTLGWRPGEFWAATPAELAAALGLPAVTDAPGIDRETLQKLMENDHER, from the coding sequence ATGAGCGGGGAGCGGTTCGCTTCGGCAGCCCTTGCCCTTTGCGGTCTCGCCGCGCGCACGCTCGGCTGGCGCCCCGGCGAGTTCTGGGCAGCCACCCCCGCCGAACTCGCCGCCGCCCTTGGCCTGCCCGCCGTCACCGACGCCCCCGGAATCGACCGCGAGACCCTCCAGAAACTGATGGAAAACGACCATGAGCGATGA